Proteins found in one Strix aluco isolate bStrAlu1 chromosome 29, bStrAlu1.hap1, whole genome shotgun sequence genomic segment:
- the REXO1 gene encoding RNA exonuclease 1 homolog isoform X3, whose product MGDFSSERGYDPYNPELPRPSLEAEDGTLADITDVTPGILELELVNKAIEAVKNEVEREQKKYEELLETTKEFSASEASSLISNTPVPAAGAQNDSFTSLEYNPGSYNFNNNSDYNPTPLAAASRSSKYTLDTSRSKGSSLEYVPKAVVQNKKYSSTVTNNKYVIDDSKPSTDLEYDPLSNYSARLLSKATTKEPKGSKRGRVSSYEESYSPSRKKLCEVPDDYEVYARFSSSEDEADVEYKPTSVSSQSKAGSESESNDGLSNKEQSTKLDDFASQDSKEATAQYGMEDLQGSQKNLAKNLPDKNAKAAKLCSGKNDQEIENKNKDSKDKTKRKKSDVSKTPGLSEAGKKEKSKNTEKDKVLKKEEKLKTKSEEKNCRDKSVKVKTDGNLKKPEKQKSEKVDGLKKEKSKSASSSSGKSKSEGLVKGCSTEKLGSSKKDSKLKTADVKNGKETSGRKNKEKGSKTPALERKKEKVSSTEKGDPKKGRKQQSLSHVDLFGDESGDDDDKGRPLPSTLLDVSSDSDGDDCGSDSESENEGTKKVKRSKLSKSSSSSSTSDDIDYSILEKDLDFESDPMEECLRIFNESTDVKTEDKGRLGKQLSKEEGNEEKAEDNLTTLFPGQKRRISHLVKQGNAEVPSKPVIRPYRPPTAQEVCYQRIQLAQQQAAQLAVAVQKASLSLPGEKRRIAHVPNVALSAAAKQNLMSSKTTVAGRSVTPSNDSEAPTLSLKACTLAGMASKTTSTIVPKRIAHVPSLQSASLQRPVIPTEFGAKVPTNIRQRYLNLFIDECLKFCSSSQEAFDKALSEEKVAYERSTSRNIYLNVAVNTLKKLRSLVPNSPSSTNKTSNKKVVSHEAVLGGKLAAKTSFTLNRSGSLRAEDLTGAALYRRLKEYLMTEEQLKENGYPMPHPEKPGRAVLFTAEEKKTIDSSCRICCRCGTEYMVSASGNCIRKEECVHHWGRLRKQRVPGGWETHYSCCSGAVGSPGCQVAKQHVHDGRKESLDGFVKTFEKLPTTDGYPGIYALDCEMCYTKQGLELTRVTVINSDLKVVYDTFVKPDTKVVDYNTRFSGVTEEDLENTSITLRDVQAVLLNMFSADTILIGHSLESDLFALKLIHGTVVDTAIVFPHRLGLPYKRALRTLMADYLKRIIQDNVEGHDSSEDARACMELMVWKIKEDAKVKR is encoded by the exons AGCGAGGCTATGATCCCTACAATCCAGAGCTTCCGAGGCCCTCGCTGGAGGCAGAGGATGGCACTTTGGCTGACATTACAGATGTGACACCCGGTATTCTGGAGCTGGAGCTGGTCAACAAGGCCATTGAGGCAGTCAAAAACGAAGttgagagagaacagaaaaagtaTGAGGAACTGCTAGAAACAACAAAGGAGTTCAGTGCTTCAGAGGCCTCCTCTCTCATTTCAAATACACCCGTGCCAGCTGCTGGGGCACAAAATGATTCATTTACCTCCTTAGAGTATAATCCAGGTAGCTACAACTTTAATAATAACTCAGACTACAACCCTACTCCTCTTGCTGCTGCTAGCCGGTCAAGTAAATACACTTTGGATACTTCCCGATCTAAAGGTAGCTCACTGGAATATGTTCCCAAGGCTGTAgtacagaataaaaaatacagtagCACTGTCACTAACAATAAATATGTGATTGATGACTCTAAGCCTTCTACAGACTTGGAATATGACCCACTTTCAAATTACTCAGCCAGGCTTTTGAGCAAAGCCACAACAAAGGAGCCAAAGGGGTCTAAAAGGGGTAGGGTGTCTAGTTATGAGGAGTCTTACTCTCCTTCACGAAAGAAGCTCTGTGAAGTACCTGATGATTATGAAGTGTATGCCAGGTTCTCTTCCTCTGAAGATGAGGCTGATGTGGAATATAAGCCAACTTCTGTTAGTTCACAGTCAAAAGCTGGTTCTGAAAGCGAGTCAAATGATGGGTTATCTAACAAAGAGCAGAGCACCAAACTGGATGACTTTGCTTCCCAGGATAGCAAAGAAGCGACAGCGCAATACGGCATGGAAGACCTTCAAGGTTCACAGAAGAATCTTGCCAAAAACTTACCAGACAAGAATGCAAAAGCAGCGAAATTGTGTTCTGGTAAGAATGACcaggaaattgaaaataaaaacaaagactcaaaagacaaaacaaaaaggaagaaatcagatGTTAGTAAAACACCTGGCCTCAGTGAGGCTGGTaagaaggagaaaagtaaaaatacagaaaaagacaaagtgctcaagaaagaagaaaaattaaaaaccaagagTGAAGAGAAAAACTGCAGAGATAAAAGTGTCAAAGTGAAAACTGATGGGAATTTAaagaaacctgaaaaacaaaagtcAGAAAAAGTGGATGggcttaagaaagaaaaatccaagtCCGCCAGCAGTAGTTCAGGGAAAAGCAAGAGTGAGGGTCTCGTCAAGGGCTGTAGCACAGAGAAGCTGGGCAGCAGCAAGAAAGACTCCAAGCTGAAAACAGCTGATGTGAAAAATGGTAAGGAAACCTCTGGTcgtaaaaacaaagagaaagggTCTAAGACTCCAGCACTGGAGcgaaagaaagaaaaggtcagtTCTACAGAAAAAGGAGATCCAAAGAAGGGCCGGAAGCAGCAGAGTTTGAGTCATGTTGATCTGTTTGGCGATGAGAGTGGAGATGACGATGACAAAGGCCGGCCTTTGCCATCCACGTTACTTGACGTGAGCTCGGACTCAGATGGTGATGACTGTGGTTCAGACTCTGAGAGTGAAAATGAAGGGACAAAGAAAGTGAAGCGCTCTAAATTGTCAAAGTCGTCGTCGTCTTCCTCAACATCTGATGACATTGATTATTCCATCCTTGAGAAGGACTTGGACTTTGAGTCAGATCCAATGGAAGAGTGTCTCAGGATTTTTAACGAATCTACTGATGTGAAAACTGAAGACAAGGGAAGGCTGGGGAAACAG ctgtccaaagaggaaggaaatgaagaaaaggcagaagataaCTTAACTACCTTGTTTCCTGGCCAAAAAAGGAGGATCTCTCATCTTGTCAAACAAGGAAAT GCAGAGGTCCCGAGCAAGCCTGTAATCCGGCCGTACCGTCCCCCCACCGCTCAGGAGGTCTGTTACCAGAGGATCCAGCTGGCTCAGCAGCAGGCGGCACAGCTGGCTGTGGCCGTTCAAAAGGCCTCTCTTTCTTTGccaggagaaaagaggaggattGCTCATGTGCCAAATGTAGccctttctgcagcagccaaACAAA ACCTCATGAGTAGCAAGACGACTGTTGCTGGCAGGAGTGTCACACCTTCCAATGACTCTGAAGCACCCACCCTTTCTCTGAAGGCTTGCACCTTAGCTGGGATGGCTTCAAAAACCACCAGCACCATCGTGCCCAAAAGGATAGCACATGTTCCCTCCTTACAG AGCGCCAGCTTACAGAGGCCTGTTATTCCCACAGAATTTGGTGCTAAAGTCCCAACAAACATTCGTCAAAGATATCTCAATCTCTTCATTGATGAGTGCCTCAAAttctgctcctcctcccaggAAGCGTTTGACAAG GCTCTGTCAGAAGAGAAGGTGGCTTATGAACGTAGCACCAGTCGCAACATCTACCTGAATGTGGCAGTGAACACCTTAAAGAAGCTCCGAAGCCTAGTGCCCAATTCCCCGTCCAGTACGAACA AGACAAGCAACAAGAAAGTGGTGTCCCATGAAGCTGTGCTGGGAGGCAAGCTTGCTGCTAAGACAAGCTTTACTCTAAACCGGTCAGGGAGCTTGAGAGCAGAGGATTTAACAG GAGCTGCCTTGTACCGGCGACTGAAAGAGTATCTCATGACTGAGGAGCAGCTAAAGGAAAATGGTTACCCAATGCCTCACCCGGAGAAGCCTGGCCGTGCTGTCCTCTTCActgcagaggagaagaaaacGATTGACT CCTCCTGCAGGATTTGTTGTCGCTGTGGCACTGAGTACATGGTCTCAGCCTCTGGAAACTGCATTCGCAAAGAGGAGTGTGTCCATCACTGGGGAAGGCTCCGCAAGCAGAGAG TGCCAGGTGGATGGGAAACTCATtacagctgctgctcaggagctGTGGGTTCACCAGGCTGCCAGGTTGCTAAA caaCATGTTCATGATGGGCGCAAGGAGAGCCTTGATGGCTTTGTGAAGACTTTTGAGAAGTTGCCTACGACTGATGGCTACCCTGGAATCTACGCATTAGACTGTGAAATG TGCTACACTAAGCAAGGATTGGAGCTGACAAGAGTAACTGTGATCAACTCTGACCTGAAAGTGGTATATGACACCTTTGTCAAACCGGACACCAAGGTGGTGGACTATAACACCAG ATTCTCAGGTGTGACAGAAGAGGACCTGGAGAACACTAGTATCACCCTGCGGGATGTCCAAGCCGTCCTACTGAACATGTTCAGTGCAGATACCATATTGATAGGGCACAGCTTGGAAAGCGACTTATTTGCACTAAAG CTTATCCATGGCACAGTGGTGGATACCGCAATCGTCTTTCCCCACCGGCTGGGTTTGCCTTACAAACGGGCTCTCCGAACGCTGATGGCAGACTACCTCAAGCGCATCATCCAGGACAATG TGGAAGGACACGACTCCAGCGAGGATGCCAGAGCTTGCATGGAGCTGATGGTCTGGAAGATCAAAGAAGATGCTAAAGTGAAACGATGA
- the REXO1 gene encoding RNA exonuclease 1 homolog isoform X1 → MLRSTGYFRGIDCPFLSAGGPGPGGGPPCRRPYCHFRHPPVAAAAATRCGASGGPGAGVALGHGAERGYDPYNPELPRPSLEAEDGTLADITDVTPGILELELVNKAIEAVKNEVEREQKKYEELLETTKEFSASEASSLISNTPVPAAGAQNDSFTSLEYNPGSYNFNNNSDYNPTPLAAASRSSKYTLDTSRSKGSSLEYVPKAVVQNKKYSSTVTNNKYVIDDSKPSTDLEYDPLSNYSARLLSKATTKEPKGSKRGRVSSYEESYSPSRKKLCEVPDDYEVYARFSSSEDEADVEYKPTSVSSQSKAGSESESNDGLSNKEQSTKLDDFASQDSKEATAQYGMEDLQGSQKNLAKNLPDKNAKAAKLCSGKNDQEIENKNKDSKDKTKRKKSDVSKTPGLSEAGKKEKSKNTEKDKVLKKEEKLKTKSEEKNCRDKSVKVKTDGNLKKPEKQKSEKVDGLKKEKSKSASSSSGKSKSEGLVKGCSTEKLGSSKKDSKLKTADVKNGKETSGRKNKEKGSKTPALERKKEKVSSTEKGDPKKGRKQQSLSHVDLFGDESGDDDDKGRPLPSTLLDVSSDSDGDDCGSDSESENEGTKKVKRSKLSKSSSSSSTSDDIDYSILEKDLDFESDPMEECLRIFNESTDVKTEDKGRLGKQLSKEEGNEEKAEDNLTTLFPGQKRRISHLVKQGNAEVPSKPVIRPYRPPTAQEVCYQRIQLAQQQAAQLAVAVQKASLSLPGEKRRIAHVPNVALSAAAKQNLMSSKTTVAGRSVTPSNDSEAPTLSLKACTLAGMASKTTSTIVPKRIAHVPSLQSASLQRPVIPTEFGAKVPTNIRQRYLNLFIDECLKFCSSSQEAFDKALSEEKVAYERSTSRNIYLNVAVNTLKKLRSLVPNSPSSTNKTSNKKVVSHEAVLGGKLAAKTSFTLNRSGSLRAEDLTGAALYRRLKEYLMTEEQLKENGYPMPHPEKPGRAVLFTAEEKKTIDSSCRICCRCGTEYMVSASGNCIRKEECVHHWGRLRKQRVPGGWETHYSCCSGAVGSPGCQVAKQHVHDGRKESLDGFVKTFEKLPTTDGYPGIYALDCEMCYTKQGLELTRVTVINSDLKVVYDTFVKPDTKVVDYNTRFSGVTEEDLENTSITLRDVQAVLLNMFSADTILIGHSLESDLFALKLIHGTVVDTAIVFPHRLGLPYKRALRTLMADYLKRIIQDNVEGHDSSEDARACMELMVWKIKEDAKVKR, encoded by the exons AGCGAGGCTATGATCCCTACAATCCAGAGCTTCCGAGGCCCTCGCTGGAGGCAGAGGATGGCACTTTGGCTGACATTACAGATGTGACACCCGGTATTCTGGAGCTGGAGCTGGTCAACAAGGCCATTGAGGCAGTCAAAAACGAAGttgagagagaacagaaaaagtaTGAGGAACTGCTAGAAACAACAAAGGAGTTCAGTGCTTCAGAGGCCTCCTCTCTCATTTCAAATACACCCGTGCCAGCTGCTGGGGCACAAAATGATTCATTTACCTCCTTAGAGTATAATCCAGGTAGCTACAACTTTAATAATAACTCAGACTACAACCCTACTCCTCTTGCTGCTGCTAGCCGGTCAAGTAAATACACTTTGGATACTTCCCGATCTAAAGGTAGCTCACTGGAATATGTTCCCAAGGCTGTAgtacagaataaaaaatacagtagCACTGTCACTAACAATAAATATGTGATTGATGACTCTAAGCCTTCTACAGACTTGGAATATGACCCACTTTCAAATTACTCAGCCAGGCTTTTGAGCAAAGCCACAACAAAGGAGCCAAAGGGGTCTAAAAGGGGTAGGGTGTCTAGTTATGAGGAGTCTTACTCTCCTTCACGAAAGAAGCTCTGTGAAGTACCTGATGATTATGAAGTGTATGCCAGGTTCTCTTCCTCTGAAGATGAGGCTGATGTGGAATATAAGCCAACTTCTGTTAGTTCACAGTCAAAAGCTGGTTCTGAAAGCGAGTCAAATGATGGGTTATCTAACAAAGAGCAGAGCACCAAACTGGATGACTTTGCTTCCCAGGATAGCAAAGAAGCGACAGCGCAATACGGCATGGAAGACCTTCAAGGTTCACAGAAGAATCTTGCCAAAAACTTACCAGACAAGAATGCAAAAGCAGCGAAATTGTGTTCTGGTAAGAATGACcaggaaattgaaaataaaaacaaagactcaaaagacaaaacaaaaaggaagaaatcagatGTTAGTAAAACACCTGGCCTCAGTGAGGCTGGTaagaaggagaaaagtaaaaatacagaaaaagacaaagtgctcaagaaagaagaaaaattaaaaaccaagagTGAAGAGAAAAACTGCAGAGATAAAAGTGTCAAAGTGAAAACTGATGGGAATTTAaagaaacctgaaaaacaaaagtcAGAAAAAGTGGATGggcttaagaaagaaaaatccaagtCCGCCAGCAGTAGTTCAGGGAAAAGCAAGAGTGAGGGTCTCGTCAAGGGCTGTAGCACAGAGAAGCTGGGCAGCAGCAAGAAAGACTCCAAGCTGAAAACAGCTGATGTGAAAAATGGTAAGGAAACCTCTGGTcgtaaaaacaaagagaaagggTCTAAGACTCCAGCACTGGAGcgaaagaaagaaaaggtcagtTCTACAGAAAAAGGAGATCCAAAGAAGGGCCGGAAGCAGCAGAGTTTGAGTCATGTTGATCTGTTTGGCGATGAGAGTGGAGATGACGATGACAAAGGCCGGCCTTTGCCATCCACGTTACTTGACGTGAGCTCGGACTCAGATGGTGATGACTGTGGTTCAGACTCTGAGAGTGAAAATGAAGGGACAAAGAAAGTGAAGCGCTCTAAATTGTCAAAGTCGTCGTCGTCTTCCTCAACATCTGATGACATTGATTATTCCATCCTTGAGAAGGACTTGGACTTTGAGTCAGATCCAATGGAAGAGTGTCTCAGGATTTTTAACGAATCTACTGATGTGAAAACTGAAGACAAGGGAAGGCTGGGGAAACAG ctgtccaaagaggaaggaaatgaagaaaaggcagaagataaCTTAACTACCTTGTTTCCTGGCCAAAAAAGGAGGATCTCTCATCTTGTCAAACAAGGAAAT GCAGAGGTCCCGAGCAAGCCTGTAATCCGGCCGTACCGTCCCCCCACCGCTCAGGAGGTCTGTTACCAGAGGATCCAGCTGGCTCAGCAGCAGGCGGCACAGCTGGCTGTGGCCGTTCAAAAGGCCTCTCTTTCTTTGccaggagaaaagaggaggattGCTCATGTGCCAAATGTAGccctttctgcagcagccaaACAAA ACCTCATGAGTAGCAAGACGACTGTTGCTGGCAGGAGTGTCACACCTTCCAATGACTCTGAAGCACCCACCCTTTCTCTGAAGGCTTGCACCTTAGCTGGGATGGCTTCAAAAACCACCAGCACCATCGTGCCCAAAAGGATAGCACATGTTCCCTCCTTACAG AGCGCCAGCTTACAGAGGCCTGTTATTCCCACAGAATTTGGTGCTAAAGTCCCAACAAACATTCGTCAAAGATATCTCAATCTCTTCATTGATGAGTGCCTCAAAttctgctcctcctcccaggAAGCGTTTGACAAG GCTCTGTCAGAAGAGAAGGTGGCTTATGAACGTAGCACCAGTCGCAACATCTACCTGAATGTGGCAGTGAACACCTTAAAGAAGCTCCGAAGCCTAGTGCCCAATTCCCCGTCCAGTACGAACA AGACAAGCAACAAGAAAGTGGTGTCCCATGAAGCTGTGCTGGGAGGCAAGCTTGCTGCTAAGACAAGCTTTACTCTAAACCGGTCAGGGAGCTTGAGAGCAGAGGATTTAACAG GAGCTGCCTTGTACCGGCGACTGAAAGAGTATCTCATGACTGAGGAGCAGCTAAAGGAAAATGGTTACCCAATGCCTCACCCGGAGAAGCCTGGCCGTGCTGTCCTCTTCActgcagaggagaagaaaacGATTGACT CCTCCTGCAGGATTTGTTGTCGCTGTGGCACTGAGTACATGGTCTCAGCCTCTGGAAACTGCATTCGCAAAGAGGAGTGTGTCCATCACTGGGGAAGGCTCCGCAAGCAGAGAG TGCCAGGTGGATGGGAAACTCATtacagctgctgctcaggagctGTGGGTTCACCAGGCTGCCAGGTTGCTAAA caaCATGTTCATGATGGGCGCAAGGAGAGCCTTGATGGCTTTGTGAAGACTTTTGAGAAGTTGCCTACGACTGATGGCTACCCTGGAATCTACGCATTAGACTGTGAAATG TGCTACACTAAGCAAGGATTGGAGCTGACAAGAGTAACTGTGATCAACTCTGACCTGAAAGTGGTATATGACACCTTTGTCAAACCGGACACCAAGGTGGTGGACTATAACACCAG ATTCTCAGGTGTGACAGAAGAGGACCTGGAGAACACTAGTATCACCCTGCGGGATGTCCAAGCCGTCCTACTGAACATGTTCAGTGCAGATACCATATTGATAGGGCACAGCTTGGAAAGCGACTTATTTGCACTAAAG CTTATCCATGGCACAGTGGTGGATACCGCAATCGTCTTTCCCCACCGGCTGGGTTTGCCTTACAAACGGGCTCTCCGAACGCTGATGGCAGACTACCTCAAGCGCATCATCCAGGACAATG TGGAAGGACACGACTCCAGCGAGGATGCCAGAGCTTGCATGGAGCTGATGGTCTGGAAGATCAAAGAAGATGCTAAAGTGAAACGATGA
- the REXO1 gene encoding RNA exonuclease 1 homolog isoform X2, which translates to MNKYLQYLLTAGSSERGYDPYNPELPRPSLEAEDGTLADITDVTPGILELELVNKAIEAVKNEVEREQKKYEELLETTKEFSASEASSLISNTPVPAAGAQNDSFTSLEYNPGSYNFNNNSDYNPTPLAAASRSSKYTLDTSRSKGSSLEYVPKAVVQNKKYSSTVTNNKYVIDDSKPSTDLEYDPLSNYSARLLSKATTKEPKGSKRGRVSSYEESYSPSRKKLCEVPDDYEVYARFSSSEDEADVEYKPTSVSSQSKAGSESESNDGLSNKEQSTKLDDFASQDSKEATAQYGMEDLQGSQKNLAKNLPDKNAKAAKLCSGKNDQEIENKNKDSKDKTKRKKSDVSKTPGLSEAGKKEKSKNTEKDKVLKKEEKLKTKSEEKNCRDKSVKVKTDGNLKKPEKQKSEKVDGLKKEKSKSASSSSGKSKSEGLVKGCSTEKLGSSKKDSKLKTADVKNGKETSGRKNKEKGSKTPALERKKEKVSSTEKGDPKKGRKQQSLSHVDLFGDESGDDDDKGRPLPSTLLDVSSDSDGDDCGSDSESENEGTKKVKRSKLSKSSSSSSTSDDIDYSILEKDLDFESDPMEECLRIFNESTDVKTEDKGRLGKQLSKEEGNEEKAEDNLTTLFPGQKRRISHLVKQGNAEVPSKPVIRPYRPPTAQEVCYQRIQLAQQQAAQLAVAVQKASLSLPGEKRRIAHVPNVALSAAAKQNLMSSKTTVAGRSVTPSNDSEAPTLSLKACTLAGMASKTTSTIVPKRIAHVPSLQSASLQRPVIPTEFGAKVPTNIRQRYLNLFIDECLKFCSSSQEAFDKALSEEKVAYERSTSRNIYLNVAVNTLKKLRSLVPNSPSSTNKTSNKKVVSHEAVLGGKLAAKTSFTLNRSGSLRAEDLTGAALYRRLKEYLMTEEQLKENGYPMPHPEKPGRAVLFTAEEKKTIDSSCRICCRCGTEYMVSASGNCIRKEECVHHWGRLRKQRVPGGWETHYSCCSGAVGSPGCQVAKQHVHDGRKESLDGFVKTFEKLPTTDGYPGIYALDCEMCYTKQGLELTRVTVINSDLKVVYDTFVKPDTKVVDYNTRFSGVTEEDLENTSITLRDVQAVLLNMFSADTILIGHSLESDLFALKLIHGTVVDTAIVFPHRLGLPYKRALRTLMADYLKRIIQDNVEGHDSSEDARACMELMVWKIKEDAKVKR; encoded by the exons AGCGAGGCTATGATCCCTACAATCCAGAGCTTCCGAGGCCCTCGCTGGAGGCAGAGGATGGCACTTTGGCTGACATTACAGATGTGACACCCGGTATTCTGGAGCTGGAGCTGGTCAACAAGGCCATTGAGGCAGTCAAAAACGAAGttgagagagaacagaaaaagtaTGAGGAACTGCTAGAAACAACAAAGGAGTTCAGTGCTTCAGAGGCCTCCTCTCTCATTTCAAATACACCCGTGCCAGCTGCTGGGGCACAAAATGATTCATTTACCTCCTTAGAGTATAATCCAGGTAGCTACAACTTTAATAATAACTCAGACTACAACCCTACTCCTCTTGCTGCTGCTAGCCGGTCAAGTAAATACACTTTGGATACTTCCCGATCTAAAGGTAGCTCACTGGAATATGTTCCCAAGGCTGTAgtacagaataaaaaatacagtagCACTGTCACTAACAATAAATATGTGATTGATGACTCTAAGCCTTCTACAGACTTGGAATATGACCCACTTTCAAATTACTCAGCCAGGCTTTTGAGCAAAGCCACAACAAAGGAGCCAAAGGGGTCTAAAAGGGGTAGGGTGTCTAGTTATGAGGAGTCTTACTCTCCTTCACGAAAGAAGCTCTGTGAAGTACCTGATGATTATGAAGTGTATGCCAGGTTCTCTTCCTCTGAAGATGAGGCTGATGTGGAATATAAGCCAACTTCTGTTAGTTCACAGTCAAAAGCTGGTTCTGAAAGCGAGTCAAATGATGGGTTATCTAACAAAGAGCAGAGCACCAAACTGGATGACTTTGCTTCCCAGGATAGCAAAGAAGCGACAGCGCAATACGGCATGGAAGACCTTCAAGGTTCACAGAAGAATCTTGCCAAAAACTTACCAGACAAGAATGCAAAAGCAGCGAAATTGTGTTCTGGTAAGAATGACcaggaaattgaaaataaaaacaaagactcaaaagacaaaacaaaaaggaagaaatcagatGTTAGTAAAACACCTGGCCTCAGTGAGGCTGGTaagaaggagaaaagtaaaaatacagaaaaagacaaagtgctcaagaaagaagaaaaattaaaaaccaagagTGAAGAGAAAAACTGCAGAGATAAAAGTGTCAAAGTGAAAACTGATGGGAATTTAaagaaacctgaaaaacaaaagtcAGAAAAAGTGGATGggcttaagaaagaaaaatccaagtCCGCCAGCAGTAGTTCAGGGAAAAGCAAGAGTGAGGGTCTCGTCAAGGGCTGTAGCACAGAGAAGCTGGGCAGCAGCAAGAAAGACTCCAAGCTGAAAACAGCTGATGTGAAAAATGGTAAGGAAACCTCTGGTcgtaaaaacaaagagaaagggTCTAAGACTCCAGCACTGGAGcgaaagaaagaaaaggtcagtTCTACAGAAAAAGGAGATCCAAAGAAGGGCCGGAAGCAGCAGAGTTTGAGTCATGTTGATCTGTTTGGCGATGAGAGTGGAGATGACGATGACAAAGGCCGGCCTTTGCCATCCACGTTACTTGACGTGAGCTCGGACTCAGATGGTGATGACTGTGGTTCAGACTCTGAGAGTGAAAATGAAGGGACAAAGAAAGTGAAGCGCTCTAAATTGTCAAAGTCGTCGTCGTCTTCCTCAACATCTGATGACATTGATTATTCCATCCTTGAGAAGGACTTGGACTTTGAGTCAGATCCAATGGAAGAGTGTCTCAGGATTTTTAACGAATCTACTGATGTGAAAACTGAAGACAAGGGAAGGCTGGGGAAACAG ctgtccaaagaggaaggaaatgaagaaaaggcagaagataaCTTAACTACCTTGTTTCCTGGCCAAAAAAGGAGGATCTCTCATCTTGTCAAACAAGGAAAT GCAGAGGTCCCGAGCAAGCCTGTAATCCGGCCGTACCGTCCCCCCACCGCTCAGGAGGTCTGTTACCAGAGGATCCAGCTGGCTCAGCAGCAGGCGGCACAGCTGGCTGTGGCCGTTCAAAAGGCCTCTCTTTCTTTGccaggagaaaagaggaggattGCTCATGTGCCAAATGTAGccctttctgcagcagccaaACAAA ACCTCATGAGTAGCAAGACGACTGTTGCTGGCAGGAGTGTCACACCTTCCAATGACTCTGAAGCACCCACCCTTTCTCTGAAGGCTTGCACCTTAGCTGGGATGGCTTCAAAAACCACCAGCACCATCGTGCCCAAAAGGATAGCACATGTTCCCTCCTTACAG AGCGCCAGCTTACAGAGGCCTGTTATTCCCACAGAATTTGGTGCTAAAGTCCCAACAAACATTCGTCAAAGATATCTCAATCTCTTCATTGATGAGTGCCTCAAAttctgctcctcctcccaggAAGCGTTTGACAAG GCTCTGTCAGAAGAGAAGGTGGCTTATGAACGTAGCACCAGTCGCAACATCTACCTGAATGTGGCAGTGAACACCTTAAAGAAGCTCCGAAGCCTAGTGCCCAATTCCCCGTCCAGTACGAACA AGACAAGCAACAAGAAAGTGGTGTCCCATGAAGCTGTGCTGGGAGGCAAGCTTGCTGCTAAGACAAGCTTTACTCTAAACCGGTCAGGGAGCTTGAGAGCAGAGGATTTAACAG GAGCTGCCTTGTACCGGCGACTGAAAGAGTATCTCATGACTGAGGAGCAGCTAAAGGAAAATGGTTACCCAATGCCTCACCCGGAGAAGCCTGGCCGTGCTGTCCTCTTCActgcagaggagaagaaaacGATTGACT CCTCCTGCAGGATTTGTTGTCGCTGTGGCACTGAGTACATGGTCTCAGCCTCTGGAAACTGCATTCGCAAAGAGGAGTGTGTCCATCACTGGGGAAGGCTCCGCAAGCAGAGAG TGCCAGGTGGATGGGAAACTCATtacagctgctgctcaggagctGTGGGTTCACCAGGCTGCCAGGTTGCTAAA caaCATGTTCATGATGGGCGCAAGGAGAGCCTTGATGGCTTTGTGAAGACTTTTGAGAAGTTGCCTACGACTGATGGCTACCCTGGAATCTACGCATTAGACTGTGAAATG TGCTACACTAAGCAAGGATTGGAGCTGACAAGAGTAACTGTGATCAACTCTGACCTGAAAGTGGTATATGACACCTTTGTCAAACCGGACACCAAGGTGGTGGACTATAACACCAG ATTCTCAGGTGTGACAGAAGAGGACCTGGAGAACACTAGTATCACCCTGCGGGATGTCCAAGCCGTCCTACTGAACATGTTCAGTGCAGATACCATATTGATAGGGCACAGCTTGGAAAGCGACTTATTTGCACTAAAG CTTATCCATGGCACAGTGGTGGATACCGCAATCGTCTTTCCCCACCGGCTGGGTTTGCCTTACAAACGGGCTCTCCGAACGCTGATGGCAGACTACCTCAAGCGCATCATCCAGGACAATG TGGAAGGACACGACTCCAGCGAGGATGCCAGAGCTTGCATGGAGCTGATGGTCTGGAAGATCAAAGAAGATGCTAAAGTGAAACGATGA